The following is a genomic window from Pseudomonadota bacterium.
GCGCCCGACGACCGCCATGCGGCTTTTGACGTCGGCATAAAAGGCCTGCGCCGCCGCCCGTTCGACGTCGGCCGAGAACACCATCTCGGCGGTCTCGGCCGCCAGCTGCCGCCCGGCTTCCGAGCTGCCGGCCTGCACGATCAGCGGCCAGCCCTGCACCGGACGCGCGACATTCAGCGGGCCACGCACCGCGAACTCGTCGCCCTTGTGATCGAGCACGTGCATGCGCGCCGGGTCGAAATACACGCCCGCATCGACATCGCGGATGAAAGCATCGTCCGCCCAGCTGTCCCACAGGCCGGTCACCACCTCGTAGAACTCACGCGCGCGCTTGTAGCGCTCGGCATGCTCGAGATGCTGTTCGCGCCCGAAGTTCATGGCCTCGTGGGGATTGGCCGAGGTCACCACGTTCCAGCCCGCGCGTCCGCCGCTGATGTGATCGAGCGAGGCGAACTTGCGCGCGATGTGGTAGGGCTCGTTATAGGACGTCGACGCGGTGGCGATGAGGCCGATGCGCGAAGTCACCGTCGCCAGCGCCGGCAGCAGCGTCAAGGGGTCGAAGGACGTGACGGTCGCGCTGCGTTTCAGGGCCGCCATCGGCATGTTCAACACCGCCAGGTGGTCGGCCATGAAGAACGCATCGAAGCAGCCTTGCTCCAAGGTCTGGATGAAGCGCACGTAGTGCTGGAAATTGAAATTCGCGTCCGCGTAGCTGCCGGGGTAGCGCCACGCGCTGGTGTGGATGCTGACCGGGCGCATGAAGGCGCCGAGATGGAGTTGACGTTGACGGTGCACGTGCGGCGCTCGTGTTGCTGTGGATGGTGGGCGGTCGCGGCCCGCCGCTGCCGAAGCGCAAGGATAACGACGCAGCGCGCGGATTCAACACGCAGCCATGGGCACCACCGGTGCCGGCCAAGGCCTGAGGGGAATTTCGATTGTGCCTTGCCAGCCCCTGCCCACGGTGACACATTGACGCCGACGCCGCGCTTCCGGGCGGCGCTTTTGGGGAGACATCAATGGGTAATGACATGCCGGCCAGCGGGCCGGCCCCGCGGACTTGCGCCTCGGCCTCGCGGCGGCGCCTGTTGTGCGCGGCGCTGGCGGCGGGCCTCGCCCGCCCCGTGCTCGGCGAGGCGGCCGACGCCGATCCGAGCAAACAACCGCCGCAGCCCGGCGATGTGCTGGCCTTTGCCTCGTGGGACGACGATCCGCGCGCCGTGAGCGCCGCCGACGTGGCGCTCGACGCCGCACCGCTGTCGGTCTATCCGCAGGATCCGGCCAGCGGCGTGACGCGCGAGAATTCGCGTCTCAACCAAATCCTGCTGCTGCGCCTCGCGCCGGACAGCCTCGACGAGGCGACGCGTGCGCGGGCCGTCGACGGCATCGTCGCCTATTCGGCGATTTGCACCCACGCCGCCTGCGCGGTCAGCGAATGGGCGGCGGACAAGCGCCACCTGGTGTGCCCTTGTCATTCCTCGGAATACGACCCGGCCAAGGGCGCCGCGCGCGTCACCGGCCCGACCGCGCGACCATTGCCGTCCCTGCCCATCAAGCAGGTTGGCGACAAGCTAGTCATCGCCGGCCCCTTCAGTGGCGCGCTCGGCGCGCCGGCTCCTTGAGGTGACGTGATGCGTTCAGTGTTCCCGATCCTGCTGCTGTTGCTGACCGTCGCGGGCAGCGCGCCGGCCGCCGATGGCCTGCCCTAC
Proteins encoded in this region:
- a CDS encoding Rieske (2Fe-2S) protein — translated: MGNDMPASGPAPRTCASASRRRLLCAALAAGLARPVLGEAADADPSKQPPQPGDVLAFASWDDDPRAVSAADVALDAAPLSVYPQDPASGVTRENSRLNQILLLRLAPDSLDEATRARAVDGIVAYSAICTHAACAVSEWAADKRHLVCPCHSSEYDPAKGAARVTGPTARPLPSLPIKQVGDKLVIAGPFSGALGAPAP
- a CDS encoding LLM class flavin-dependent oxidoreductase, whose amino-acid sequence is MHRQRQLHLGAFMRPVSIHTSAWRYPGSYADANFNFQHYVRFIQTLEQGCFDAFFMADHLAVLNMPMAALKRSATVTSFDPLTLLPALATVTSRIGLIATASTSYNEPYHIARKFASLDHISGGRAGWNVVTSANPHEAMNFGREQHLEHAERYKRAREFYEVVTGLWDSWADDAFIRDVDAGVYFDPARMHVLDHKGDEFAVRGPLNVARPVQGWPLIVQAGSSEAGRQLAAETAEMVFSADVERAAAQAFYADVKSRMAVVGRDPEHLKIMPGAFVVLGRSQAEAEDRKARLDALVHPDSGISSLSVMLGCDVSGFALDGPLPELPESNASRGSRDKLVAMARDKHMTVRQLAQWVGGAFGILEMIGTPAMVADQMQEWLETRACDGFNVMFPFLPAGLDDFVSAVVPELQRRGIFRRAYSGHTLREHLGLPRPANRFFPAPRG